In Eucalyptus grandis isolate ANBG69807.140 chromosome 4, ASM1654582v1, whole genome shotgun sequence, the following proteins share a genomic window:
- the LOC104442620 gene encoding zingipain-2, with amino-acid sequence MALSLAGKFSLCLVLMSASWALLAASRPLPEASIQQKFEQWMADHGRIYPDNEEKGKRLEIFADNMQFIEDFNRAGNRSFKLGLNTFSDRTVDEFRELSTGLVLPSTLRLRPTPFMHANITHVPDSMDWVAKGAVNAIKDQGPCGSCWAFSAVAAIESITQIKTGKLLELSEQQLVDCTIENYGCSGGWMDTAFDYIIQNGGISSETNYPYDASDGTCNAHMASLSVAKIVGYEDVPANNEGEILKAVAMQPVSVALDGSGQEFQLYSSGVFNGNCGTNMSHAVAIVGYGTAEDGTKYWKIRNSWGKTWGEAGYMRIQRDYAQPEGLCGLAMHASYPVV; translated from the exons ATGGCTTTATCACTTGCAGGGAAATTCTCTCTTTGCTTGGTACTAATGTCGGCTTCATGGGCTTTGCTTGCAGCGTCTCGTCCATTACCTGAAGCTTCCATTCAGCAGAAATTTGAGCAATGGATGGCTGACCATGGACGCATTTACCCAGACAATGAAGAGAAGGGCAAGCGTCTTGAGATCTTTGCAGACAATATGCAATTCATTGAAGATTTCAATCGTGCTGGGAATCGCTCTTTCAAGCTGGGCTTGAACACGTTTTCAGACCGAACCGTCGATGAATTCCGTGAGCTTAGTACTGGATTGGTGTTGCCATCGACTCTCCGCCTGAGACCGACGCCGTTCATGCATGCAAACATTACCCACGTCCCTGATAGCATGGATTGGGTTGCAAAAGGAGCCGTAAACGCCATAAAAGATCAAGGTCCATGTG GCTCTTGTTGGGCCTTCTCAGCGGTAGCGGCAATAGAATCGATTACCCAGATCAAGACTGGTAAGTTACTGGAACTATCAGAGCAACAATTGGTAGACTGTACTATCGAAAACTATGGCTGCAGTGGGGGTTGGATGGACACCGCGTTCGACTACATAATACAAAATGGAGGCATCTCCTCTGAAACTAACTATCCCTACGATGCATCGGACGGAACATGCAATGCTCACATGGCGTCCCTGAGCGTGGCCAAAATTGTGGGTTATGAGGATGTCCCTGCCAACAATGAGGGAGAGATCTTAAAGGCCGTGGCGATGCAACCGGTCTCGGTCGCCCTCGACGGCAGTGGGCAAGAATTCCAGTTATACTCAAGCGGTGTTTTCAATGGGAACTGCGGGACCAACATGTCCCACGCTGTGGCGATTGTAGGCTACGGGACAGCTGAGGATGGCACCAAATATTGGAAGATCAGGAACTCCTGGGGGAAGACGTGGGGCGAAGCTGGCTATATGAGGATTCAAAGAGATTATGCTCAACCAGAAGGATTATGTGGACTTGCCATGCATGCTTCTTATCCTGTTGTCTAA
- the LOC104442621 gene encoding LOW QUALITY PROTEIN: vignain (The sequence of the model RefSeq protein was modified relative to this genomic sequence to represent the inferred CDS: substituted 1 base at 1 genomic stop codon) produces the protein MSLLRANVTDVPDSIDWVEKGAVNAIKNQGPCGCCWAFSTIAAVESITQIKTGNLPELYEQQLVDCTSRNNGCNGGWMDTTFEYIVQNGGITSEANYPYQKADGTCDTSAASSIEATVTSYKDVPTNNEGELLKAVAMQPVSIALDASGQELQSYSSGIFNGDCGTAMTHAVTIVGYGTTEDGTKYWKIRNSWGETWGXAGYMRIQRDFGQPEGLRGLAMHPSYPVV, from the exons ATGTCATTGCTGCGTGCTAATGTCACCGACGTCCCTGATAGCATAGACTGGGTGGAGAAAGGAGCTGTGAATGCTATAAAAAACCAAGGTCCATGTG GTTGTTGCTGGGCTTTCTCAACTATAGCGGCTGTAGAATCAATTACTCAAATCAAGACTGGTAACTTGCCAGAACTATACGAGCAACAATTGGTCGATTGTACTAGCCGAAACAATGGTTGTAATGGTGGTTGGATGGACACTACGTTTGAGTATATAGTACAGAATGGAGGCATAACCTCAGAAGCTAACTACCCATACCAAAAAGCAGATGGAACGTGCGACACTAGCGCAGCATCCTCGATTGAGGCCACCGTCACGAGTTATAAGGATGTTCCCACCAACAATGAGGGGGAACTGTTAAAGGCTGTGGCAATGCAACCGGTTTCGATAGCCCTAGACGCTAGCGGGCAGGAACTCCAATCGTACTCAAGCGGCATCTTCAATGGGGACTGCGGGACTGCGATGACTCATGCCGTCACCATAGTTGGGTACGGAACAACCGAGGATGGCACCAAATATTGGAAGATTAGGAATTCTTGGGGAGAGACATGGGGTTAAGCTGGCTACATGAGGATTCAAAGAGATTTTGGCCAGCCAGAAGGGCTACGTGGTCTTGCTATGCATCCTTCTTATCCTGTTGTGTGA
- the LOC104440916 gene encoding 50S ribosomal protein L34, chloroplastic: MASAAILSSSSPLSLGSRARGPRASLTSLAGSGRNGAPPSVSFARAAARSPLLHCSFLSSSSSLSSPNSFSGLSLTLNFNFQLGTTTEKRRGLVVRAGKAALGQTKRNRSRKSLARTHGFRRRMRTTSGRAILKRRRAKGRWVLCTKSNANSGKRS; this comes from the exons atgGCGTCCGCAGCGATCctctcgtcttcttccccgCTCTCCCTGGGGAGCAGAGCTCGAGGCCCCCGCGCTTCCCTCACCTCCCTCGCGGGCTCTGGGAGGAACGGCGCTCCTCCCTCCGTGAGCTTCGCGAGGGCCGCGGCTCGCTCGCCCCTGCTCCACTGCTCGTTCTTGtcctcctcgtcttctctctcttccccgaACTCCTTTTCAG GTTTGTCATTGACGTTGAACTTCAACTTTCAACTTGGAACCACTACGGAGAAACGCCGTGGCCTGGTGGTGAGAGCTGGGAAGGCTGCGCTTGgccaaacaaaaaggaacaggTCAAGGAAATCTCTGGCTCGGACCCATGGCTTTCGCAGAAGGATGAGAACTACGAGTGGAAGAGCAATTTTGAAGCGCAGACGTGCCAAGGGACGATGGGTCCTTTGCACCAAGTCGAATGCAAATAGTGGCAAACGTTCTTGA